The Alnus glutinosa chromosome 1, dhAlnGlut1.1, whole genome shotgun sequence region tactgaatttcattgtgctaagagatggtgtttaggcagaaattgTAAGATttgctaactctcttagagttttctttgtgtgtgatttgatcgattgaagtctagcttaggaagGAGCCCTATGTTAAagagtccattgaagaacccttcagacatgagatctggttgggagacgttcacgTATAAGTACGTATTAGAGTtaattaaaggtatgactattgcatcaggggtatgtgtgtacgactgctttgtaactagctatttcttttgttaatgaattttttgggtttagctgccccgaaatggtttttcttttgataataagagtttccacttcgtcaacaaaatattcgtctcttttaaattctgtatttaatattttattacacaATTAATCACACACACGTTAAAGTAGGAgtctatatttttttcattgtccTTCTATGGATATAGAGAGCATCTGATCTAATTACGCTCACACACCTAGCTAGTTATATGAATAAGTGTCctgaatcttatatatatatatatatacacacagaaAAGATGTCAAGCACTAACCTGCACAGTACCGATGAAGTACAAAAACAATAGCAAACCAAAGATCGAAATAAAAACTGAGAAGCAGTTTTCCCAGAAATAGGTACTTGTTTGAAGGTTCTGACCAAGAGAACTGCAAGATTGGAGAAGTATAATGTATGAGATTATTAATAACCTAAATCAATGTGTAACATCATGACATGCTTATTGATAACATGCAAAGTATTCGATTTGGAGCGACAAAGAGTCCAATATATGCAAACCTCAAATTTCGAAGGCCCCACCAGAAAGTGTGCAAGATCTTTGGtaaaatatttgttgacgaCACAGTACCAGATTGAAGGGCTTCAAGGAATATTCCAAAATCAACGAGTGTTGTATTTGGCGTTTGTATAGGACAAGCATCATCCAAAAATGTGTAATTTCCTAAATTGCGACCACAATAAAAAGCACTTGGGGTACATCCAATATGATTTTCACAAGCTATGTGCCAACAAGCCGTCTCTCGTTGGATAGAGAAGAAGTACCAAAAGGCACCAAGTACCTAAAAGACCAGAAAGACTCTTAAAGATGATTAAATTCAATCGGCAAAGCAGATATGATagcaaaaaaaatgagaaattacTACTTCCTCTTAAAAGGAAAACGTAGTGAACTTCGAATTTTGATTGTACATTTTGTATTTAATTCTCAGTTGTAACTGATGAATTGGTGTATGGAATGAATGTGGTGGTGAATTCAGGGACCAAActaaaatgttttaatattgGGAGGAGCCTAAATATAAATGAGGAGTCAAATTTAGTTTTGATAGGGCTAAGCTTaatttttaagcataaaaatacacgtgtatttttaaatgactaaaaaaaaattaatataaaatttgaaaactaaGGGAGGTCATGGCTTCCCTTGGTCtatatgtagctcctccctggTGGTGAGAGTATAAATATGCTTGACTGTTTCGAAAAGTCactctaaaaaaagaaaaaaagaaatagagaagCAGAAATGAATTCTGATTATTTTCTTAATGTTctccattcaattttttttttttttttttttttttttggctttctaTACCCGAATTACAAAAGACGACATACTAATTAATCATTACAAATAAGCATAAGTTAcaattataaatgaaaaaaaaaaaaaaaaaaaaaaaaaaaaaaaaagaagaagaagaagaccggacaaaaatttcctacaaactaactTAATGATCAAGCTCAACTGAAAAATATTCGCAATGCATGCTTGTGATAATTAATTATCaagttattttcatttaaaatgtaaAGTTTTATAAAGACAGACtagaattaaatatatatatggacagttgaaaaaattatagaagatctcctttaatttcttttaccgTACTTATGCTAAATCCATTAAAGCAAAACTGAaataagtattaaaaaaaattaagtgggATAATGAATCTTACATGGCTGGCAAggatatatagaaaaatattgAATGCAGCTTTAATCCATACTCTTCTAGCAAGTTCTCTAGAACTTTCGTTAAGTTTAGTCCATGATAGGTAGATTCGGAGAACTCTTGGCACATATTGCAAGAGAACAAAGGCGTTCAGGAACTTCCTTATGTCCAAAAATTTCGAGCttctcatttttgaaaaaataattggaACTAAAACCTGGACAAATTACAACCAGCATGTTCAAACAAGATAGGTATAATTTTCCGTATATTCAATTCACATAAACTTCTTTAATATcttttaggaaaaacttcactcattacttttgatattttataatttttgcaattaagtactcaaactttaaaaaaaatgtcaatttaaggtatctatttttttaatttttttcaatttcaaccctccgttataattttttgttaaatcctatcaaaatttctaaaatacccctcatttttttgtGGGGAAAAAAAgggtaaggatttaggtgtttgtCAGAATTTatcgaaatttgcaaaaatattcatgtttgaatctttgaaaaaatttataattttttttttttttaaaaaaaaaaaacgggcattttgagaattttcgtaagatttaacgaaaaattctaacaaaatgttgaaattgaaaaaatttgaaagatagataccttaaattgacactttttaatgtttgagtacttaattgcaaaagtgatgaaagatcagatattataagtaaagtttttcttattttttatattccCTATTGCAGCTaaacttgaaaaacaaaaaaccaaaaaaaaaaaaaaaacacggttTAATCATAagcaaaagagaaatgatccatacactcatttctcacaacagccccacaacaagctgacgtggctggtaatattttattatttttttacaaaaagaaatgaaaacaaaacaaaaatataataaaatattaccaaccacgtcagcttgttgtagggctgttgtgagaaatgagtgtagggatcatttttttaagcaaaaaggtATCTGTTACGTACGTACCTGTGGGATTGGAAGAATGGCAAGGATGTCAATTAGAAAGTAGGACTTCAAGTACCTGTTTCTTATTTTCAGAGCATCTGTAACAATCTCAGTTCGTCCATATTTACGATTAGCGTCATCGTCTATATAAGGACAAAGAAATCCCAAAATCATATTTGCAAAATATATGATATCGAAGACCGACCGCAAACAAATAGCAGTGATCTTTAGTCTTCGATCTAAGGCAAGACACTTGTCATCTTCGTTGATCACAGGAAGGTAAAAGAACAAAGGGTCCACTGATACTGCAATCACACACGACACTACAAACATCGCATGCCACTTCAAAATGAGCCCCCCAGTCGGGTCAAGTTTTGCCCAGTTTCCTCCTGAATCGACTCCATCATCCTGCTGCTGGGGACCTAATTGCTTCTCAACATCCGTAATAGTACTACTGATCGAGCTGATCataacaagcaaaaaaaaaagtatataagtGGTGAAAAAGAATTAATGGCATATATGCCTTTCTGGCTTCAGCCAAACAGAATTAGTGAAAAATGTTTACAATGATAATTAATTATCATATATCAATTGAGAGGTAactatataattataataataagaagaagatgatgatgctAACCGCTCCCAATTATCTTGCTGACGACCGCGTTGTCTCATATCTGACCTTATCGATCAGTGATATAATGtccaaaatgaagaagaatCAACGTCCAAATTATTAATAGACCCCAGGCCACGAACTTCTTTTAGTACTGCCACAACAAGCtgaattttggttcctaaaaaaatggaaaattgatTAGACAAACCATTTTTCATCTATTCTAATTAAGTGCAACCTCCCCATATTGTGCACCATAGGAATTTTTTCAGGgcagaagaaaaaatatttttttactgtAAAACTGTGCAGATACTACTAGatagacatttttttttgaaacatacTACTAGATAGACATGATAATgaagaaacaaatttttttttttttttttaaagggaaaaatgCATCATCTTGGCCTAATTTATAACTCACTCCTTGTAGTAtatcaaagtgaattcagaCGTCCATGTCGTTGGCCCAATTTACAAATTACTCTCtaaagtcaaattttgttaaaaaatttaacagattccATTAAGTGTTATATTAGCACcaaaagtgacacatgtcaccatcttattgatGCTAATGTGGCacctaacggaatctgtcaaattttttaatggaatttgactccagaTAGTGATTTGTATATTAGGCCAACCATAAGGACTtttgaattcactttgataccAAAAAGAACAATTTGTAAATGAGACCAATCACAGTGACTAATGatgcatttttttccttttttttttattttttaaattacttttaCCAATTTCAATAGAAATGGTAAGACCTAGAAAACAATATGCcagacattatatatatatattgcataaaAGGAACCcataaaaaagattaaaaaaaccATTTATCAAATTGACATTGCAATTAATATACAGCATGTGGGAagttaagaaataaaaaaataaaaaataaaaaaacgccTAAACTTTCACCCCTTTTGAAAGAAgatacttaaactttaaaacgtctcaatttgaagtattaattttttagaaagtttcaaTATTagtcatccgttagaatttttcgtaaatcctatcaaaattcctaaaatacccatgtgtttatttttttaaaaaagaatttataaaaattttcaaagattcaagcacgagtatttttgcaaattccgttaaattcttaccaacacctaaattttagcaattttttttttcttaaacaaatgatggatattttgagaattttgacaggatttaacgaaaaattctaacggaaaactgagattgaaactttttaaaaattggatacattaaattgagacattttaaaatttaggtaCCTTCTTTCTAAATAGGTTAAAGTTAagaagttataagtgaagttctctcaaaaataaaagtaaatataaaaaaagtaaaaaaatccAACCATGAGTATAGATATACTTTACTAGTTGATTAAGTTCAACGCTCaccttatttttaaagtaaatatCAATTTATGTCCATATTTaagaagagaaatgttagaacatTTACTACATGTGGTCCTTTTTGGGTTCTTCTGTGCTAACTTGGCACAGAAGAAAAAAGGAGTAAAGAGATAACCAATCGGTTACaagttgaagttttttttttaattaaaaaaatggtgccaagtcaacataaaaaaattcaagaaagacCGCAATAAATGCTCTAATATTTCTCATTAAAGaataatttaaaagtaaaaGGAATCGTTGTGGCATTGTCTATATCGATTTGTTGTACCATAAGTTCCATGTTCAAATAGAATATTGTATAAGATAGCAAAACGACAAAGCttgcaaaaataaaattttaaaaaaaataaagagagaaagaaaacttGCGGAGACTCCACATGCAGGCCTCTATCCTGAGCCTAGTGGCAGAGCCAAATATTTATGGTTGGAGGGgccaaaattttatcattttgtttGAAGAAATTTACTTCatggctatacaaaatacataacATTATCTTTTAGACTTTTACTATTTCcacataaaaattttatttccatAATTCTATTGTCTataattagatatatatatatatatatatatatatatatatatatatatatatatatatttacacaattttattgatttagaTAGGAACAAAACTTAAACAACCAAATTACAAGAAATTTACTACAAGTCTACAATCTTAAAAGTCAAAATTAGGCACTTATGAAcaataatatttgttttaaaaaaaaaaacatagaaacaAAGAACTTCCAAGATAAAACTCGCATAAAAATAAGATTAATGATCAAGAATGACAAAAGCTTACCTTCGTTTTTAACACATTAATCACATCTCTCACAAATGCTTTGTTTGAGAATTAGGTAATCTAATATTATGAATTACGCCacttgaaaacaatttaaataaGATTATAAAGGGAGTCAAATTACCTTTTAgagtaattaaaaaataaaaaataaattttgctaGAGATTCATATATATACTTCATACCAGTGACGATTGGCCTTGATTCTTGAACAGTTAAACTTCTTTATCTTATAAGAACATAGAACAAAGAAGAATGAAGAGAAAGCTTTCCAGTTTCATGACTATCTCTAATTCTATTTGAGAAATGGTAAGTGtactaaaaattttacaaaggGAGTTTTACAAACCGACGTGCCTTCTTCCACCACACGGTCCACACGATTgagacgttttttttttcttcatttctcatCTAATGATGTAAAGTTCCTGACAAGAGTAGTAGAAGAGAGCATAGAAGtatggagtatttttttttttttttcctacgcACGCAAAATTTAACCGACTTGATCTTACACTTACAGGAAGAATAACAAGGAAAAGACATTAGAAAAGTCAGAAAAGAGGTGGGCCGTAAGGTAAGGgccatatataataaaaattaccagTAGGGGCCGTGCACGGCCCCTACTGGCCTAGGAATGCATCCGCCACTGCCGGCTGAGACAGAACCAGTTCTTATGAAATCAATAAATCCTTAACTATGATCTGATcaacactttgattttcttttatttgagcATTTCTTCTTGTTCATGATCTCTTATAGAAAATGAAGTAGATAATAgaggaaagaaaataacatcAATGTTTTAGCACACATGCACTTCCCCAAAGATAACAACACTTCAGGAAACGGATGTTATAATTATATACCAGCTCGACCTCTTCCCTTCCCGACATTCCcgtgttctttttctttctttcattgttACGTAGAGAAAATGGGTAATAATGTCCACGTTAACTCATAACTAAAGTTTATCAAAGTCACAATGTCCAAACTATTTGGACTACAAAATTCctagaaaatggaaaaaggaaaatatgaaCTTCAATTTTTCAGTGCAGAAGTAATTAAAAACATCTCACTGTGAAAAACAGCACAGCATATATAAGAGACTATCAGAATTACATATACCAAATATAATAAGAGCAAACAATAAATAGttataaatatgtatttctttagagagaaaagagagaatgtGAATTGATCAACCTGATAAAGTAGAGCGACCGAGCGAGCGAGAGCAAAGACTAGTGGCGGAGAGTGGGTTTGTTGTTGGATTTTAGAACCAGGCAGGCGCAGCAGATGCAAGTAAGAGTCAACCACTCTATCCCCAAGTCTTTCTTTGCTTATTTCACATTATTGGAGAGAGAATAGAGACGGGAGGGGTGACCGCACAAAAGACAGAGTTCACACCACTTTATTGAAaacttatatataatatagccATACAGGACAAGCTCagaatatatatttatcatttttaaaagaagagTCAAAATTTCTTGTCTTTAAAATACTGTTGCCtaattttaaatgataaaaatttcGATCTGTAAaatcaatttgaaaataatCTCTAAGGATGGCTAGCCCTTGTTAAGATTTGAACCCTTCCTACATACCAAAAATTAGAACCTTATCATTGagactttatttttaaaataaattttcaaagtaGGGGGAGAAAATTATCTGATTACCGATTACCGAAAACTCACCAACCACCACCAAACCGTCTTTGACAGCCTAATGTCTAccgtaaaataaaataaaaatttttttttaaaaaatgaaaatcggaataaaaaaatttaccaaattaATAGTCGGTCGGTAATCAAGTAGAAGAATTTTTCCGTTGGGTTCCAACCTGACCCGACCGACATTGtgcaaaacgacgttgtttgtCACGTTATCAAAAAAACCCTAGAATAACAACTAAAACGACTCCGTTTAACAAGCTTATATATCCGAATTTTTCTCGCACACGTCACATTTGACATTTCAAACCCTAGAATCATCCTTATGCACCGTCTCCCACTCTcccgataaaaaaaaataaccctaGAATCTAGATCACTCCCTCCCTACTGCAGCTGCCGCCCACACTGTATGTGACACCTAGCcgcccgtctctctctctctctctctctctctctctctctcttatgtTGACGTGTTCCGGTCTAGTAATAAACTTAATCGCTGAATCAACATAACATTcgacattttcttttaaaagtttAGGTCCTCTAGGATTTTCTatcctttttagtttttatgtcTCAGTGTATAAGGGAATATGTTAAGAAAAATTTGCTACCCAATTTAATCAGgtaaatttgtttatttcttcttctccgACATATACACCACATGTTTCCGTGTGTTGGGGACTAGGTATCTCAATTGtgaaattgattattgtttgGGTACGAGTCTATGAGTTTTGAGTTATTGGGTTTGTTCGAAAGTTAAAATTTTAAGCTATAATCTTAATGAATTAATGATTGAATTTCTGATTTATCCGACCGTTCATTATCGATTTACCTGATTATTCCGAATTAACcgaaaatttaaaatatgttactTCTCAGAAAATGGTTGGGTAATTATCCGAATTTATCGACAATTCCGGTCGGGAGTCAGAAATGGTGTCTCCGACACCAACTTACCCAACGCCCACCCCcattttaaagtatatataaagATTTATAAGTTATGATCCATTAACAATTTTTCCAACTAAAATGAAGAATCCTGAAATGGGAAGTGCTTCATTCATCACTCCATTGGTTTGGGTATTGCTAGTATTCTTGTgacgaccattttttttttttaatacaaatctTTTGCATAAACGAATCTTCTCAGTGGCACGACAATGTGTCGTAAAGCCAACATATAGTACATGCCCCATATCATGTACCTAATAATCAGATTATAACCTATATCTATTTATGCAGCGGAAgacataaacctgaatagcgAAAATTctaacttatacatctatcacaaataacTACAACAAAGagtcatttaacatctatccGTTTAAGTCTTATCcatacaataattacataataataatGGCTCAACAATACAATTGTCACaggcgacacgagccataaattcaaacctataaaacagtggacacccgtggtccgacaattacaaccgtcgcggcGTGCTTCAAtcataatatctcaagtacATTTCTACAAtaccatcaactacgaccgaAGTACTTAGTAGctacatccgtataggtgaaaatATGAGTTCACCGCTTCAATAAGAAGTGTTGAGGCCTCgatagtataaaactcactaagtatacaacaTCACAAACATTAATGCATGCAGAGTTCAATAgggttattaaaaaataattaagttcaTACAACACATTATCAAGTACAAGTCACGCTGATCATCACACTATATATTATCATGGTTTCcactaacaatattccacgcaTACCATAAGCAATACCCTGAATTTTACCAACTCGACAGCTAGGGGCTACAACCCTAGGCTTACGCATAGAACCCAAAAATATCAACTCGCATGTGCTAGAGCTATGACTCTAGGCTTACcataacaccgcccgtaaagctacgactcGCAGGGCACACCTCTCACGAATGCTAGCACTACAACACTAGGTTATCGTCagcaccgcccgtaaagctacaacTTGCAGGGCACACATTTCAACCAAGAGCTACTACCCTATGACCTACCACCCTTAGCCAAGAGCTACTACGCTATggcctaccactgtgccagatactacaacactggacttaccatctatcaactaccggattctcataataccaaagcacctacactatatacatatcatcacaTGTATATTCTTaaacatctttctttcaacacataccACATCCACAACAAATTCATATTTAACACATAATCTCATACTATACAAACCATCATTCAAACTTCATGTTATTCAACCCTAAGCCATTTCAAGCATATCAATATAAACTTATCATCGCAATtctcacaactcaatcacatacatttttatccactattccataatcataaatacaaccaatTTCATCAACGCCCATTTATCattacaattctcaatccaaatatctCACAAattcattcacatatattttcatgcatatcttcaatatcaattcatcaacatatatcatattcacaacacaaatctcatgcattcttcaatatcaattcaacatattttatttttcacaatataattcataattacatataccaaatcatcatcatcatagaattaacatcaaattaaaccaaacataGCAATTCATATATTTAAATTCTTAATGTCCCTCAGTAAGTAAAATACTCACCAGGCTGTGTGGAT contains the following coding sequences:
- the LOC133857637 gene encoding cyclic nucleotide-gated ion channel 1-like isoform X1, which translates into the protein MRQRGRQQDNWERSISSTITDVEKQLGPQQQDDGVDSGGNWAKLDPTGGLILKWHAMFVVSCVIAVSVDPLFFYLPVINEDDKCLALDRRLKITAICLRSVFDIIYFANMILGFLCPYIDDDANRKYGRTEIVTDALKIRNRYLKSYFLIDILAILPIPQVLVPIIFSKMRSSKFLDIRKFLNAFVLLQYVPRVLRIYLSWTKLNESSRELARRVWIKAAFNIFLYILASHVLGAFWYFFSIQRETACWHIACENHIGCTPSAFYCGRNLGNYTFLDDACPIQTPNTTLVDFGIFLEALQSGTVSSTNILPKILHTFWWGLRNLSSLGQNLQTSTYFWENCFSVFISIFGLLLFLYFIGTVQTYMQMATEKSEEITKNTKRKELEIQLWLSRNKLHDKMKEQIISCIQYRLKEKKDFDTENPIPHLSDIKLTKEIKRYICLPLLKNVQILKNENDQYQLRLICESLKPLYYNENSYILREGEPLTAMLFITQGSVLCFKTNNGENGEGTVSGAQCIEKGMFYGEELLEWGFNGSPEPQLSNLPISKTVKTLTKVEAFALTADQWKILVSRRSQAASHAASRAKRFAQAALARRHLNEKMNKNSPKMAKENSTSSHALGALRLAVPHVVEKQ
- the LOC133857637 gene encoding cyclic nucleotide-gated ion channel 1-like isoform X2, whose translation is MRQRGRQQDNWERSISSTITDVEKQLGPQQQDDGVDSGGNWAKLDPTGGLILKWHAMFVVSCVIAVSVDPLFFYLPVINEDDKCLALDRRLKITAICLRSVFDIIYFANMILGFLCPYIDDDANRKYGRTEIVTDALKIRNRYLKSYFLIDILAILPIPQVLVPIIFSKMRSSKFLDIRKFLNAFVLLQYVPRVLRIYLSWTKLNESSRELARRVWIKAAFNIFLYILASHVLGAFWYFFSIQRETACWHIACENHIGCTPSAFYCGRNLGNYTFLDDACPIQTPNTTLVDFGIFLEALQSGTVSSTNILPKILHTFWWGLRNLSSLGQNLQTSTYFWENCFSVFISIFGLLLFLYFIGTVQMATEKSEEITKNTKRKELEIQLWLSRNKLHDKMKEQIISCIQYRLKEKKDFDTENPIPHLSDIKLTKEIKRYICLPLLKNVQILKNENDQYQLRLICESLKPLYYNENSYILREGEPLTAMLFITQGSVLCFKTNNGENGEGTVSGAQCIEKGMFYGEELLEWGFNGSPEPQLSNLPISKTVKTLTKVEAFALTADQWKILVSRRSQAASHAASRAKRFAQAALARRHLNEKMNKNSPKMAKENSTSSHALGALRLAVPHVVEKQ
- the LOC133857637 gene encoding cyclic nucleotide-gated ion channel 1-like isoform X3, whose translation is MFVVSCVIAVSVDPLFFYLPVINEDDKCLALDRRLKITAICLRSVFDIIYFANMILGFLCPYIDDDANRKYGRTEIVTDALKIRNRYLKSYFLIDILAILPIPQVLVPIIFSKMRSSKFLDIRKFLNAFVLLQYVPRVLRIYLSWTKLNESSRELARRVWIKAAFNIFLYILASHVLGAFWYFFSIQRETACWHIACENHIGCTPSAFYCGRNLGNYTFLDDACPIQTPNTTLVDFGIFLEALQSGTVSSTNILPKILHTFWWGLRNLSSLGQNLQTSTYFWENCFSVFISIFGLLLFLYFIGTVQTYMQMATEKSEEITKNTKRKELEIQLWLSRNKLHDKMKEQIISCIQYRLKEKKDFDTENPIPHLSDIKLTKEIKRYICLPLLKNVQILKNENDQYQLRLICESLKPLYYNENSYILREGEPLTAMLFITQGSVLCFKTNNGENGEGTVSGAQCIEKGMFYGEELLEWGFNGSPEPQLSNLPISKTVKTLTKVEAFALTADQWKILVSRRSQAASHAASRAKRFAQAALARRHLNEKMNKNSPKMAKENSTSSHALGALRLAVPHVVEKQ